A region of Nitrospira sp. CR1.1 DNA encodes the following proteins:
- the exbB gene encoding TonB-system energizer ExbB gives MEHLKGLVDYGIIGLLLALSLWAIAVAAERWIFYHRIDLRRYGSQEEFEVALTKRLVVIGTVAANAPYIGLLGTVLGIMLTFHTMGSSGTMAVQTIMVGLSLALKATAVGLLVAIPCVVLNNVLRRRVTELMTQFKIQHGT, from the coding sequence GTGGAACATCTCAAAGGGTTGGTGGATTACGGGATCATCGGGCTGCTGTTGGCCCTCAGTCTCTGGGCCATTGCGGTAGCCGCGGAACGCTGGATCTTTTACCATCGTATCGACCTCCGGCGATACGGTTCCCAAGAAGAATTCGAAGTGGCCCTGACAAAGCGGTTGGTGGTCATTGGAACCGTAGCCGCGAATGCTCCCTATATCGGCCTGCTCGGGACGGTGCTCGGCATTATGCTGACCTTCCACACCATGGGATCCTCGGGCACCATGGCGGTTCAGACCATCATGGTCGGCCTGAGTCTGGCGCTCAAGGCCACGGCGGTCGGCCTACTCGTGGCGATTCCCTGTGTCGTGCTCAACAATGTGCTCCGGCGGCGGGTCACGGAGTTAATGACGCAATTCAAGATTCAGCATGGGACGTGA
- a CDS encoding TonB-dependent siderophore receptor, whose translation MFAFRFSGYPPHFVHRHQRRRQGCTLLLLSLLMIHQAPLVAAQGQEMSAASPQRFDIAPQALSSALLEFSSTAQIELLFDAAMTHDLRTQGVSGDHVPAEALHILLQETGLSARTTSSDSITLERTSAPQSLSAASARGVTSVAASEASPRPAAQKSVKVPEIVVKDVHEREDDLQTYVAEEAISATRTDTPIRDVPQSIHVITRKVIEEQRTFRLQNTLENISGINATESAASLYDSLIIRGFTATDRSYFRNGLLDPFAQFTASDTYNIRRLEVLKGPASVLYGQGDPGGVINIVTNKPLPNAAYSANVTLGNFHFYRSELDATGPLNASKTILYRLNVAGQKAGSFMDYANRNVAAIAPSITWLMSSRTTLTVEADYLRRWSNDPYGLPAQGTLLPNINGPIARNRSVTLGEFSTFNRTSYRVGYDLTHQFNDTWSIRNAFRHTIVEDDKNNLYASPVSLDPDERTLQRFQVLQPQIARRHANSMITNVVGHIRFLDMDHTLLTGVELRQEKTDRFAFTFAGAPPIDLFAPDYSLTPLPFTGDLISSQSENKTAAFYVQDQVTILPNLKFMGGLRFDYVHQSTQAVGADERRSDDHAVSPRLGLVYQPIEPLSLYTSWTKGFQPSSLLNVNPNGQLFKPERSTQYEVGMKTFFLDNRVSATLAWFHLTRENLLTPNPDPGLAALGYSVQTGEQRSQGIELDITAQLTPGWNLLTGYAYTDAEVTKDTDTTLVAKRLANVPYNKFTLWSTYHIQEGLLQGFGVGGGLFAYTSRNASIFGDQTEMPGYIRADAALYYNHDLQKGNWVGAKSMHIALNVRNLLDQRYVATSYNGSSFFFFGEPRTVLATVGLKF comes from the coding sequence ATGTTTGCGTTCCGTTTTTCCGGATACCCACCACACTTCGTTCACAGGCATCAGCGACGCCGTCAAGGCTGCACGCTATTACTCCTCAGTCTATTGATGATTCACCAGGCTCCGCTGGTTGCAGCCCAGGGGCAGGAAATGTCCGCAGCCTCTCCGCAAAGGTTCGACATCGCACCTCAGGCGCTCTCATCCGCCTTGCTGGAGTTTTCCTCCACGGCACAGATTGAACTGTTGTTCGATGCCGCCATGACGCACGACCTCCGGACACAGGGAGTCTCGGGCGACCACGTTCCTGCAGAGGCCCTGCACATTCTCTTGCAGGAGACGGGCCTCAGCGCCCGCACCACATCCTCGGACAGCATCACGCTCGAACGAACTTCCGCCCCTCAATCCCTGTCCGCGGCCAGCGCCCGCGGTGTCACATCAGTCGCGGCGTCCGAGGCCTCGCCTCGACCCGCCGCACAGAAGTCGGTGAAAGTTCCGGAAATCGTCGTCAAGGACGTCCACGAACGAGAGGACGATCTCCAGACCTACGTGGCGGAAGAAGCCATTTCGGCGACGAGAACCGACACTCCGATTCGCGACGTGCCGCAATCCATTCACGTCATCACCCGCAAGGTCATCGAAGAGCAGCGCACCTTCCGCTTGCAAAACACCTTGGAAAATATTTCCGGCATCAATGCGACGGAGTCCGCCGCTTCTCTCTACGATTCGTTGATCATCCGGGGCTTCACCGCCACGGATCGCAGCTATTTCCGAAACGGCCTGCTCGACCCCTTCGCGCAGTTTACGGCCTCCGACACCTACAACATTCGCCGGCTGGAAGTGCTGAAGGGCCCGGCATCCGTCCTGTACGGACAGGGAGATCCGGGCGGTGTGATCAATATCGTGACGAACAAACCCCTGCCGAACGCCGCCTACTCGGCGAATGTCACGTTGGGGAATTTTCACTTCTATCGATCGGAACTCGACGCCACCGGCCCGCTCAATGCCAGCAAGACAATCCTCTATCGCTTAAACGTGGCAGGGCAGAAAGCCGGCAGTTTCATGGACTATGCCAACCGCAATGTGGCGGCCATCGCTCCGAGCATCACGTGGTTGATGAGTTCACGCACCACTTTGACTGTCGAAGCGGACTACTTGCGGCGCTGGAGCAACGATCCGTACGGCCTGCCAGCACAGGGAACGCTTCTCCCGAATATAAATGGCCCCATTGCACGAAATCGCTCGGTCACCCTGGGAGAGTTCAGCACCTTCAACCGCACCTCCTATCGGGTCGGGTATGACCTAACCCATCAGTTCAACGACACGTGGTCCATCCGCAACGCCTTTCGGCACACGATTGTGGAAGACGACAAAAATAACCTCTATGCCTCCCCAGTTTCCTTGGACCCCGACGAACGCACCCTCCAACGCTTTCAGGTGCTTCAACCCCAGATCGCGCGTCGCCATGCCAACTCGATGATCACGAACGTCGTGGGACACATTCGATTCCTGGACATGGACCATACGCTGCTGACCGGTGTCGAACTCAGGCAAGAAAAGACGGATCGCTTCGCGTTTACCTTCGCCGGGGCGCCACCGATCGATTTGTTTGCGCCCGATTATTCGCTCACTCCCCTTCCGTTCACCGGTGACCTGATCAGCTCTCAGTCCGAGAACAAGACCGCGGCGTTCTACGTCCAAGATCAAGTCACCATTCTCCCAAACCTGAAATTTATGGGTGGCCTGCGATTCGACTATGTTCATCAATCCACCCAAGCCGTGGGAGCGGATGAACGGAGGTCGGACGATCATGCCGTCAGTCCTCGTTTGGGTCTGGTGTATCAGCCGATCGAGCCCCTCTCCCTGTATACGTCCTGGACCAAAGGGTTCCAGCCCAGCTCCTTACTCAACGTGAATCCCAATGGACAATTGTTCAAACCGGAACGGTCGACTCAGTATGAGGTCGGCATGAAAACGTTCTTTCTGGATAACCGCGTGTCGGCTACTCTGGCCTGGTTTCACCTGACACGCGAGAATCTTCTGACGCCCAATCCTGATCCCGGACTTGCCGCCCTGGGCTACTCTGTCCAGACTGGTGAACAGCGAAGCCAGGGTATTGAATTGGATATCACGGCACAGCTGACGCCCGGATGGAACCTCCTCACCGGTTACGCCTACACCGATGCAGAGGTGACGAAAGACACCGATACAACGCTGGTTGCCAAACGGCTCGCCAACGTGCCCTACAACAAATTCACGCTCTGGTCGACCTACCATATTCAGGAAGGTCTCCTGCAGGGATTCGGCGTCGGTGGAGGCCTCTTTGCCTACACGAGCCGGAACGCCTCCATCTTCGGGGATCAAACCGAGATGCCCGGGTACATCCGCGCCGACGCGGCCCTCTACTACAACCATGACCTGCAGAAGGGAAACTGGGTGGGAGCGAAGAGCATGCACATCGCGCTCAACGTCAGAAATCTGCTTGACCAGCGGTACGTGGCCACTTCCTACAACGGTTCGAGCTTCTTCTTTTTCGGCGAGCCTCGGACCGTGTTGGCCACCGTTGGGTTGAAGTTCTAA
- a CDS encoding DUF4880 domain-containing protein — protein MTHSMGTPESKTVDSTASAWLVRIETGPVTAEERQRFSEWLSADPAHLAAYRKAKQFWHALDDVSAEHVREWDRFLPQEPLHATSTHAILPWRRMALAASVLLVVAIVTWIAVAGLPVGDYRTAVGEQRTVPLSDGSTVHLNTNTALSISMTEGARRLTLHRGEAFFTVAPDSSRPFEVTADHGVIRALGTAFNVRTERDHTTVTVAEHTVKVMLESDASMDIHAGERIQYHHNRWLGSVERTDMPRALAWQRHRLVFNNDPLPVVLAELARYRSGHLVFLRDHSLNELLVTGSFDTDRLDRFLPALEESLPVRIVTLADRISLLYRSRSTKS, from the coding sequence ATGACCCACTCGATGGGCACACCTGAATCCAAGACTGTCGATTCAACCGCCTCTGCGTGGCTTGTCCGGATAGAGACCGGACCCGTCACAGCCGAGGAGCGCCAACGATTTTCCGAGTGGCTTTCCGCCGATCCGGCTCATCTCGCCGCCTATCGTAAGGCCAAACAATTCTGGCACGCTTTGGATGACGTGAGCGCGGAGCATGTTCGCGAGTGGGATCGATTTCTGCCTCAGGAGCCGCTCCACGCAACATCGACGCACGCGATCCTGCCATGGCGGCGGATGGCACTGGCCGCATCTGTTCTCCTCGTCGTCGCAATCGTCACCTGGATCGCAGTCGCGGGGCTTCCAGTCGGCGACTACCGCACGGCGGTGGGAGAGCAGCGCACCGTGCCGCTTTCCGATGGCTCAACGGTACACCTCAACACGAATACCGCGTTGTCCATTAGCATGACAGAAGGAGCACGTCGGTTGACACTCCATCGAGGAGAGGCCTTCTTCACAGTGGCGCCCGATTCCAGCCGCCCCTTTGAAGTCACGGCCGATCACGGTGTGATTCGCGCCTTGGGAACCGCTTTCAATGTTCGCACGGAACGTGATCACACCACCGTCACCGTGGCGGAACATACCGTGAAGGTCATGTTAGAGTCCGATGCGTCCATGGATATACACGCGGGGGAACGGATTCAGTACCACCACAACCGATGGCTAGGATCGGTGGAACGAACGGACATGCCCCGCGCGTTGGCATGGCAGCGGCACCGCCTGGTTTTCAACAATGACCCATTGCCTGTCGTCCTGGCCGAATTGGCACGGTATCGCTCCGGTCATCTCGTGTTTCTGCGAGATCACTCCCTGAACGAGCTGCTGGTCACCGGGTCGTTTGATACCGATCGTTTGGATCGCTTCCTGCCTGCCTTGGAGGAAAGTCTTCCGGTTCGTATCGTCACCCTCGCCGATCGCATCTCCCTTCTCTACCGATCCCGCTCCACAAAATCTTAA